The Roseiconus lacunae genome has a segment encoding these proteins:
- a CDS encoding ABC transporter ATP-binding protein: protein MNEHAIGDPLVVEHVSKVYRQGAAEVNALDDVNLRVRQGELVAIMGASGSGKSTLLHAMAGLIELDAGKVILAGQNLAELSDGPLTRFRRDNLGIVFQAYNLIPSLTAEANIRLPAPKSMHERLDAVVEKLLEQLGMTARRHHKPGALSGGEQQRIAIARALVCDPAILLADEPTGSLDSVSGTQICELLRSLVDDQGRSIVMVTHEAHVAMWADRICVLKDGTNLTELTTDGRRDPQTVAREYQEALGAGVIG, encoded by the coding sequence ATGAACGAACACGCGATCGGAGATCCATTAGTCGTCGAACATGTGTCGAAGGTCTATCGACAAGGTGCCGCGGAAGTTAACGCACTCGACGATGTCAATCTGCGCGTGCGACAGGGGGAACTCGTCGCGATTATGGGGGCGAGTGGCTCCGGAAAGAGCACACTGCTACATGCGATGGCAGGCTTAATTGAATTGGACGCAGGGAAGGTCATCCTCGCCGGACAAAACCTTGCGGAATTGAGTGACGGGCCTCTGACCCGTTTTCGTCGAGACAATCTTGGAATCGTCTTTCAAGCTTACAACTTGATCCCGAGCCTAACAGCAGAAGCCAACATCCGTCTGCCCGCTCCCAAAAGTATGCATGAGCGACTTGATGCGGTCGTGGAGAAACTGCTGGAGCAATTGGGAATGACGGCCCGTCGGCATCACAAGCCCGGGGCACTCTCCGGCGGTGAACAACAACGAATCGCAATCGCGCGGGCACTCGTCTGCGATCCAGCCATTCTGTTGGCCGATGAGCCGACCGGTAGCCTTGACTCCGTCTCTGGAACACAAATCTGTGAATTGCTGCGTTCTTTGGTGGACGACCAAGGCCGTTCGATCGTCATGGTCACCCATGAGGCGCACGTTGCGATGTGGGCCGACCGAATCTGCGTACTGAAAGATGGCACAAACTTAACCGAACTAACAACCGACGGCCGGCGCGATCCGCAGACCGTCGCCAGAGAGTACCAAGAAGCTCTCGGTGCGGGGGTAATCGGATGA
- a CDS encoding cation:proton antiporter domain-containing protein — translation MTFAIAAAIGVLLFSLAHHLKTSAIVMLLGGGILAGPNGLGIVQPDTLGEALPTIIALSVAIILFEGGLTLDINEYRKASREIIQFLTVGVLVTWLGTATAIKLIFSFDWSFCLLAASLVIVTGPTVIGPLLHRIRARPKVQTILHWEGVLIDPIGVFIALLCFEYYVSSNAADSWAIQAFMLRFVVGSLIGLTFGFFLDFVLRRSWVDDRQINIFVLAMAMLNFAVADMLISESGLLSVTVGGLVLGIRSTPQLREIVTYKSELKDFLIGLLFILLAANLDLSAFFDAGWRLVIVVAVIMLVVRPVNVMLSTLGTRLSFNEKLFLSWISPRGIVAASMASVFALSLKEIGASESRFVETFTFSVIAGTVVIQGFSASFVGKLLGVVRPDPNGWIIVGAHAIGRQVSQFLVRHHQQVVLIDTNALEVRAAEREGLTALNEDAMSLNPDAHPALYGCGNLIAFTANPDLNRMLCRRWSEILEGKSILRWERSGYQTDENQHLLNGDRIWEDFPLDRWMRPYSEPAPVRSQPSGENPPPSIESVLMIARNKAAIVTAPADIRDDDVEWMIFDRQKSQQSNRLPLEPENVLFSECDDLKTLYLEMLQHLENQLPELDSASMLESMWEREEDYTSLLGNGIALPHAWSADIQETKLVIARPVREVQCPLTNRSIDIVFMLLSPEGSADEHLAHLSYIARLIGSQSQREQILQATDAADLYQRITMK, via the coding sequence ATGACGTTTGCCATTGCAGCAGCCATCGGTGTTTTGCTGTTTTCGCTGGCGCATCATTTGAAAACGTCAGCCATCGTCATGTTGTTGGGGGGCGGGATCCTAGCTGGTCCGAACGGCCTCGGAATTGTTCAGCCGGATACGTTAGGAGAGGCTTTGCCGACGATAATCGCGCTGTCAGTGGCGATCATCCTATTCGAAGGAGGCCTGACACTTGATATCAATGAGTATCGAAAAGCAAGCCGCGAGATCATCCAATTCTTGACGGTCGGTGTGCTCGTGACGTGGCTCGGGACAGCCACCGCGATCAAGCTGATCTTTTCTTTCGACTGGTCGTTTTGCCTTTTGGCCGCAAGTTTGGTCATCGTGACCGGGCCGACCGTGATCGGCCCGTTGCTTCATCGCATCCGTGCCCGTCCTAAAGTGCAAACCATATTGCACTGGGAAGGAGTCTTGATCGACCCCATCGGTGTCTTCATTGCGCTGCTTTGTTTTGAGTATTACGTCAGTTCGAACGCGGCGGATTCTTGGGCGATCCAAGCGTTTATGCTGCGTTTCGTGGTGGGGAGTTTGATTGGATTGACGTTCGGCTTTTTTCTTGACTTTGTACTTCGTCGATCCTGGGTCGATGATCGTCAGATCAATATTTTTGTGTTGGCGATGGCGATGTTAAATTTTGCCGTCGCGGACATGCTGATTTCCGAAAGCGGATTGTTAAGCGTCACGGTCGGGGGGCTTGTACTCGGCATTCGCAGCACGCCACAGCTTCGCGAGATTGTGACTTACAAATCAGAGCTGAAAGACTTTTTGATCGGTCTGCTCTTCATTTTGCTCGCCGCAAACCTCGACCTATCCGCGTTTTTTGATGCCGGTTGGCGGCTCGTCATCGTGGTGGCAGTCATCATGCTGGTGGTTCGGCCGGTCAACGTCATGTTGTCGACACTTGGAACACGCCTAAGTTTCAATGAGAAGCTATTCCTGAGTTGGATCTCGCCGCGCGGTATTGTTGCCGCATCGATGGCGTCTGTTTTCGCACTGTCTTTAAAAGAGATTGGTGCGAGCGAATCGCGATTCGTTGAGACGTTTACGTTCTCGGTAATCGCAGGGACCGTCGTGATCCAGGGTTTTTCGGCGAGTTTCGTCGGCAAGCTATTAGGCGTCGTACGCCCAGATCCGAATGGTTGGATTATCGTCGGTGCCCACGCAATCGGTCGTCAAGTATCGCAGTTCTTGGTCCGACATCATCAACAAGTTGTCTTGATCGACACCAACGCATTGGAAGTGCGGGCGGCGGAGCGCGAAGGACTGACCGCGTTGAACGAGGACGCGATGTCCCTGAACCCGGACGCCCACCCGGCACTTTATGGCTGCGGAAATCTAATCGCTTTCACCGCCAACCCCGACCTTAACCGAATGTTGTGTCGACGGTGGTCGGAGATCTTGGAAGGGAAGTCAATTTTGAGATGGGAGCGATCGGGATACCAGACCGACGAAAACCAACACCTGCTCAATGGCGATCGAATTTGGGAAGATTTCCCGCTTGATCGTTGGATGCGTCCCTACAGCGAGCCGGCACCGGTACGAAGTCAGCCTAGTGGAGAGAATCCACCGCCAAGCATAGAGAGTGTCTTGATGATCGCCCGGAACAAGGCCGCGATCGTGACGGCACCGGCCGATATCCGTGATGACGATGTTGAATGGATGATTTTCGATCGTCAAAAGAGTCAGCAAAGTAATCGCCTACCACTGGAGCCGGAGAACGTCCTCTTCTCCGAATGCGATGATCTGAAGACACTGTACCTCGAAATGCTGCAGCATCTTGAGAATCAGCTACCGGAATTGGATTCGGCGTCTATGCTCGAATCGATGTGGGAACGCGAAGAGGACTACACCAGCTTGTTGGGCAACGGGATCGCATTGCCGCACGCTTGGTCTGCCGATATCCAGGAAACGAAACTAGTCATCGCAAGACCGGTGCGTGAAGTTCAGTGCCCATTGACGAATCGTTCAATTGATATCGTCTTTATGTTGCTCAGCCCCGAAGGTAGTGCCGACGAACACCTCGCGCATCTATCGTATATTGCGAGATTAATTGGCTCGCAAAGCCAGCGGGAGCAGATCCTTCAGGCCACCGATGCCGCAGATCTTTATCAGCGAATCACGATGAAGTAG
- a CDS encoding DUF1559 domain-containing protein has translation MSPGTSIESPNGKRVHENRWRHLRHGLTLIELLTVIAVLSVLGALLLPAVSEAREAARRMQCSGKMRQMGVALHAYHGAHSRFPPGHLADLKSGGDGRSWGWGTLLLPFIEQRSLADQLRSVNRSFDEVASDESRSALLQTNIDLYQCPSDTGDSLSHPYRSILVPITVMPESSSFADGPSSLTTPDHAVKPPPPPPPPPEPPPVEPQIIYVAIRLGKSNYVGSIGSRWKTERSDWDLNDFRGNGVFGRNSDLTIAEIFDGMSNTLAIGERCMRNYSAVWAGSNSWQGCGFVDNQMMLGTAFYPINDSPVRQNIDCDGQGSANFSSYHGGGANFLLADGAVRYLTEHIDIRVFQNLAQRDDGEKVGDF, from the coding sequence TTGTCGCCAGGGACCTCGATCGAATCGCCGAATGGTAAACGTGTCCATGAAAATCGGTGGCGACATCTGCGGCATGGGTTAACGCTGATTGAATTACTGACTGTCATCGCCGTTCTCAGTGTCTTAGGTGCACTGCTTTTGCCTGCCGTATCGGAGGCCCGTGAAGCGGCACGACGGATGCAATGTTCCGGAAAAATGAGGCAAATGGGAGTCGCGCTGCACGCTTACCATGGTGCTCATTCGCGATTTCCGCCCGGTCACCTCGCAGATTTGAAATCTGGCGGCGATGGCCGAAGTTGGGGATGGGGGACGCTTCTGCTGCCGTTTATTGAACAGCGTTCACTTGCCGATCAGCTTCGTTCGGTAAACCGGTCGTTCGATGAAGTTGCATCGGACGAATCTCGTTCGGCGCTTCTACAGACGAACATCGATCTCTATCAATGCCCGTCGGACACCGGAGATAGTCTTTCACATCCCTACCGTTCGATCCTGGTTCCGATCACGGTGATGCCCGAATCGAGTTCGTTTGCCGATGGACCGTCGAGTTTGACGACGCCCGATCATGCGGTGAAGCCCCCTCCGCCGCCGCCTCCTCCTCCGGAGCCGCCACCAGTCGAGCCGCAAATCATCTACGTTGCTATCCGACTTGGGAAATCCAACTATGTCGGATCGATTGGCAGCCGATGGAAAACGGAACGAAGCGATTGGGACTTAAATGATTTTCGCGGCAATGGGGTATTCGGAAGAAACTCGGACCTGACCATCGCCGAGATTTTCGACGGCATGAGCAACACGCTAGCGATCGGTGAACGATGCATGCGCAACTATTCGGCGGTGTGGGCGGGTAGTAATTCGTGGCAGGGCTGCGGGTTCGTCGACAATCAAATGATGTTAGGCACGGCGTTCTATCCCATAAATGATTCCCCGGTTCGCCAAAACATCGATTGTGATGGTCAGGGTTCCGCGAATTTCAGTAGCTACCATGGCGGCGGAGCGAATTTCTTGCTGGCCGATGGTGCGGTTCGTTATCTGACCGAACATATCGACATCCGCGTTTTTCAAAATCTTGCACAGCGTGACGACGGAGAAAAGGTTGGTGACTTCTAA